The Bos indicus isolate NIAB-ARS_2022 breed Sahiwal x Tharparkar chromosome 28, NIAB-ARS_B.indTharparkar_mat_pri_1.0, whole genome shotgun sequence genome has a window encoding:
- the CSGALNACT2 gene encoding chondroitin sulfate N-acetylgalactosaminyltransferase 2 isoform X3 gives MEILILFLLFYNLLQKVLTSKELISLGKSRLTRMPRRGLILQTRTHWLLLGLALLCSLILFLYLLECAPQTDGNASLPGIIGENYGKEYYQALLQEQEEHYQTRATSLKRQIAQLKQELQEMSEKMRSLQERKNVGANGISYQGNKEQAPSDLLEFLHSQIDKAEVSIGAKLPSEYGVIPFESFTLMKVFQLEMGLTRHPEEKPVRKDKRDELVEVIEAGLEVINNPDEDDEQEDEDGPLGEKLIFNENDFVEGYYRTEKDKGTQYELFFKKADLMEYRHVTLFRPFGPLMKVKSEMIDITRSVINIIVPLAGRTEAFAQFMQNFRDVCIHQDKRIHLTVVYFGKEGLSKVKSILESVASCGHSLRVQLWPAFLLESFN, from the exons ATGGAaatcttgattttgtttttacttttttataaccTTTTGCAAAAGGTATTAACAAGCAAAGAGCTCATCTCATTAGGCAAGTCCAGATTAACAAGAATGCCTAGAAGAGGGTTGATTCTTCAGACCCGGACCCACTGGCTACTGCTGGGTCTTGCTTTACTCTGCagtttgatattatttttataccTTCTGGAATGTGCCCCCCAGACTGATGGAAATGCATCTCTTCCTGGTATCATTGGGGAAAATTACGGTAAAGAGTATTATCAAGCCCTCCTACAGGAGCAAGAAGAACATTATCAAACCAGAGCAACCAGTCTGAAACGCCAAATTGCCCAACTGAAACAAGAACTACAAGAAATGAGTGAGAAGATGAGATCTTTACAAGAGAGAAAGAATGTAGGGGCTAATGGCATAAGCTATCAAGGCAACAAAGAACAAGCACCTAGTGATCTTTTAGAGTTTCTTCATTCACAGATTGACAAAGCTGAAGTTAGCATAGGAGCCAAACTACCTAGTGAGTATGGAGTCATTCCCTTTGAAAGTTTTACCTTAATGAAGGTATTCCAGTTGGAAATGGGTCTCACTCGCCATCCTGAGGAAAAGCCAGTTAGAAAAGATAAGCGAGATGAATTGGTAGAAGTTATTGAAGCTGGCTTGGAGGTCATTAATAATCCTGATGAAGATGATGAACAGGAAGATGAGGATGGTCCCCTTGGAGAGAAACTGATATTTAATGAAAATGACTTCGTAGAAG GTTATTATCGCACTGAGAAAGATAAGGGCACCCAGTATGAACTCTTTTTTAAGAAAGCAGACCTTATGGAATACAGACACGTGACTCTCTTCCGCCCTTTTGGACCtctcatgaaagtgaagagtgagatGATTGACATTACTAGATCAGTTATTAATATCATCGTGCCACTTGCTGGAAGAACTGAGGCATTTGCACAGTTTATGCAGAACTTCAG GGATGTATGTATTCATCAGGACAAGAGAATTCATCTCACAGTGGTGTATTTTGGTAAAGAAGGACTTTCTAAAGTCAAGTCTATCCTAGAATCTGTCGCAAG TTGTGGCCACTCCCTAAGAGTCCAGCTTTGGCCGGCCTTTCTTCTCGAGTCGTTCAACTAA